Part of the Mus caroli chromosome 1, CAROLI_EIJ_v1.1, whole genome shotgun sequence genome, ttgGCCACCAgaacagtgtcaggtatgggcCCTCATGAAGTGAGCCTTAGATCAAATCAGATCTTGGTTGGTTACTCCTTCAAGTCACTATTGTACCAGCAGATCTTGTATCTTGTAGGTAGATCACTCTTGCAGATGGGAAGGTTTATAGCTGGgttgtttacattttttctttagtaGCATGAAAAGAATCTTCCAGGGTGATGAATATTCGTCCTTAGGGGTTAAGGCGTTAGGTAGGCCCCAGCTAACATCTCCATGTTCAAtgtgttgtgtgggtgttgttttcagcaatagggtctgaCAGTCAGTTTGTGGTGAGCCTTCAATAGCCTTGGAAATAGTCTGGGTAACATTTGGAGGTACCCATAGAACCCCTTTGGACAATAACTAGATTAAAGGTAACTCATTCCTGGTgctagaagcttcatttggtgacagaTATCCAGTTGGGTCTCTGCCTGCATTGTTAGTTAGTGATTTCATTTATATCCCCCTCACATATCTACATATtataggaagcttctactgtatttgGTTTCTGAACAACACCCCCAATGGCCCTTTCAgctgttcccctccccccaccaattttctccccctccctgttTGATCCTTCCATCTCAtttcccaccccatccacccatAATTGTCTATTCTATTTTTCCCTTCCTAGGGAGATCCATCCTTCCCTGCTAGTCTCTTATACTGCCTACCCTCtatggttctatggattgtagcctCCTTATCAatgacttaacagctaacattcacatataagtgaatacatatatatCGCATTGGTCtttttgagttacctcactcaggatgatttttttctagttccagccatttaACTGTAAAATTAATGAGGTTCCTTCCATTTATTTCTGGAAGCATGAGCCAGAATAATCATCTTTTCAATAAATTTATCCAATGTGGATTGGAGAGAGGGCTGAGTCAAGCCCTTCCCAAGAAAATGTGAAGACCTGAATCTATGAAGCCCACAAAGACTGGACACTGCAGCATGTGTCTGTAATTCTGGCTCCTTGGTGAGATGTGAGGGGGAGACTGGAGAGTCCCTAGAAGCTTGCAGActgtctagcctggtctacccagCAATAAACAGCAAGAGATCCAGCCTCAAACAGGATGGACAGTGAGGACTGACAGTAAAGGTTGCTGTCTTACCTTCCACATGTATGGTGTGACTCATGTGTACCCATAATTATATATGCAAATGCATAATACCCATATACAgagataaaacattaaataaaaataaaggtcaATCAATCAATGTCATTAGCAGCAAAAAATTAGACTAGTTCATGttatctttaaaaagttttataaaagcaaatatttggtAACAAGgatatttatacataatttaaagTAAGTTAAAACTCATTGAAACTATGAAACTATAGGAAATGATATGAAACTATATATTTATAGTACTTTTAACTTTGCCATATAAATATATTGAGAAAAGAACCGTATTAATTAAAACAGGAGAAAAGGCGGCTTACCAAGGGAGAAATTTAGTCAATCTGAGCATAATGTGGTGATCAAATTGAATGTCACCAGTAACAGGATGAACACACCTTTTGATTTGATGATGCCCGTGTAATAATACCTCAAACTTGTTAAACCGAAGTTTGACCTTAGAggtcagggagggggaggggctataCCACTGCTTACCGAGGATGATTTTGCAATACAATTTTCTCACATAAAGTTAACAAACCTAGCGGACTGTTCTAGATTAAAGCAGAGTAAAAGTACAGCTTTGATTGAATGTCAGTCCTGGATGCTCTTGAGATAGTTAGGGGAAGCAAAGTGTGACCGTACAGCACATAAGGGTGCACGGCACTTTTACATTTCTTGAATCTGATCATTGCCAGGTGAGTGTAAAAAGAGTATCTCCTGGAAAATACTTGGTAGAATTTTTATAGTTGAGTGTCATTacgaactttttaaaaatatcttttttacaTTCTtatgtttattcattcatatgtatatgtaacaaaaAATGGTTAAATAAGGGAAGGCTCTAAATTTACGAGGGGGGTGGGTTTAAGGGTATAGCCATTGTAGGAGTGGGTAGAAGATGGGGGGTGTAAATGATGgagttacattttaattaatacaaaattaaagatTTGCCTGTGAGTCCCTTGTTCACCGGAGACCAGGCCTTTCCCTTATTGTCTGACTCTGAAATGGGGTATAAGATATCCCAATCCCGCTCATGGTTCATGagattaaaatagattttttttttaatttgaaagaagCTCATAGACAGAAACTTCCCTATACTGTAAACTGAGCCTTCCCTTGGTTGCAAAACAATTCCTACCTGTAAATCATCCCACATGTAACTTTCTTCATTTCCTATACAAGTTGAAGGCAAACACTTCCTGAGGCATTAGCCTGAACATACTCATTGCTGTGCCGATCTGGTCTTTGAAGCGTCCACGCTGAGAAGGTCTCCAGCAATTCAGATGATTATTTTGCACTATGTTGTTGCACTGATAAACAAGACGAACATAAATTGGAACCAAGGTCCAGTGCTCAGCTTCCTTTGGTGAGCTTGACTTTTCACATTCTTATTTTCCCCACATTTAAATAAGGAGTCCATCATCTTTAAGATTGAAAACCTATATACTGTAATACATAGTGTGTAAACTACATATTGtagttttatttatgcatatgaaaTGGCTGAGGTCTAACTGTAAGCATTTTATTcatccttttctcctctgcttcAAATATACTAGTTGTTTCATAATGTTTCTAGTTaaatggtgtcttagttaaggttttactgctgtgaacagataccatgaccaaggcaactcttataaaaacaacatttagttggggctggcttacaggttcagagattcagtccattatcattcctcccctcccctcccctcccctcccctccccatctttctttcttcatgacAGGTTTTCTGGAACTTTGTTGATGAGCCTGGCCTCAAAGATCTACCTACCTCTAcatcctgagattaaaggttgtGCACCCTCCAGAATAATATTCTTTTTACTATAATCTTGAGTTCCCCCATAATAACTGGGGGgaaaagaaggcagagggagaccaTGGAATGACGCACAAGGAAACAGCACCTGTCATGGTGGCAGCTAGTCTTGATTCTTAACTTGATGGAATTTGGAAACACCCAGGAAACACCTGTGAGCATCCATGAGGTAGCAGGTGAGatttaactgaggtgggaagatccaccctgaATATGGGCAACATTACTCCGCAGGAGATAGGTCCTAGACTGAGCAGCAGAGCGATGCTCTATTCATCTCCTTCTACCTCCCACTCTACCACAGTTTGAAGAGGTGAAACTTCTCAACTTCCTGTCCATGATGGACCGCGCCCTTACACTATATAAATAATGAGCAACCGTGTCTTCCCTTAGGGCTGCTTccttttgcttaggtatttgctCACAATGATGAGAAAGACAATGAAGACGGTGCATGTTATCACTGTGTTTTTCTCACTCTCCTCTTctgcattttaaattaatttctaataatgtatgttattttaaattcagagggcttttttttttaagaagaaagaggagggagcagCCACATGGCTTAGCAGGGAAAGGTGTTACTAAGCTTGATGACCTAAGTTTATTCCTGGGATAGTgataaaagaaagaactgactttttaaagttgcttttttTGATCGACACACACAAACcatggtaaaacacacacacatacacacaaatacatacagatagacacaaacacacacacacaaacacaaagtacacagacataaaaaaagataacacacacacacactaaaaatataatttcaaaaggCAAAAGGGAAAATCTATTTTATCTTctccattattttctcttttaattgaaaaaacgtttcatacaatatattttggtcatatatTCGCCCTCTCCCAATTCCTTCCAAATACTTCCTCTCTCCATTCTCACccaactttatattctttttaattctctctctgtatgtctttaaagtaagcaaacaaacaaataaaagcaaagaaagaaacatacacactaatctctctctctctctctctctctctctctctctctcactcacacacacacacacacacacacacacacacacacagcccaaataaagcaaaatgagacAAAGTCTAAAAATGCCTTTgggttcattttgtgttgacgAGCTAcccctgggcatggggcctgccctggggTATGATTAATATACCATAcaagctggttttgtgtgtcaatggagttatcacagagaaaggaggctctctagaggaaatgcctccatgagatccaactaaggcattttctcaattagtgatcaagggtgggaggacccactgtgggtggtgccagcccTGAGCTGatagccctgggttctataagaaaacaagatgagcaaggcaggggaagcaagccagtaagcagcaccctccatgacttctgcatcagctcctgcctccaagttcctgccctgtttgagttcctgtcctgacttcctttggtgatgaacagcaatgtgtaagCATAAGCTGAATgttttttcctccccaacttgcttcttggtcttgatgttttgtGCAGTAATACAAACCTTTACCAAGACATATGCCCAGGGACAATCCATTGGAcaaagtgtttttttcttttgctagtgGCTATCTAGTTAGAAGTTAGGTGTGAGAACCCATGtccacctcctcctctcagtGCTGGAACCCCATTTgtcttgaacctgtgcaggtcttgtatgTACTGTCCCAGTCTGCGAGTTCACATGGGCATGAGTCGTGTTGCATCTGAAGACTCTGTGTCCTTGGGGTCATCCATCCCCTCTGGACCTGTGGCTCTTATTCTATGATGAAGACATTTAGGGCTGAGTTCCCCAAAGCCTCTCTGTACATTGTCTGGTCGTGGGTCTCTCTGCATTAATTCTCATGGACTTTAAGAAGAGGTGTCTCTGATAAGATCAAATCCCttcccatttttctctctcaataTTGAAAGCCAATTCCTAGCACAGACAGCATAGATGActcaggaaaaaggaaacagCAGAGTTGGTGTCCAGGTCTCCTGTTGGAGTTTTCACATCTGTTGTGGACATGTCTTAGGCTAAGTATCTCTCTCCTGGTTATGCTTTCCTGAGAGTCAAAGGAATGGTCGTTCCACAGGGATATTGAGACCTTGAAGTCTTTGACTGATTGGAGGTCAGATATGATAGTGAAGACAGCCATTGGCACACTTCTGTGCTGAGACATATATCAATACTTCAGTCTTATCCCCCAAAAGGAGATTTATGATAACTGCTTTCCTTGGCTGAGGGCCTCCCATGCAACGATGACTACAATACATGGGGATGATGCCTGTGACATTTGGAAGGTTTCCATGGGCTAAAGTCATGGCCTAAGAACTTCATTCCTCAAAtactcttcccccctcccccaatcctgaTTTTGTATCACAGGCACATGGACAACATTCGGTGAGTTTCTCCCTGGGAATGGCTGCCCCTTGACTGTGTGTTTTAAATTCTTTaggcaaatttttatttacaCAAATGATCCCATGCAAATGATctcatgttgtttttaaaacatttctgagACTCAAACCATTCCTTTTGAATTCAAAGCAATCTaggtcactctttttttttttttttttttttttttgacactctACAGTGTTCCCTTGTATGGATAAATCGTGTGATCTGACCTCATTAATAGAAGACTGACCAGTTTTCCTGGGCTTTTCACGCCATGTACTGCAATAAATACTAAATGATGAGAACTTTTTTTTAGATGTGAAAATTTGAAACTataagacatttttgttttgttttattttttttaaatattcaaattggTAGATCGCTGTCCTAGGGGACAACGTCATTTCACATTCCTGCTTCTATAGTAGAAAAATGACGTTCCACATCTGTCTGTAGTTTGCCACCCATTTCCAAAAATGACTAGTGGGGACTGAAAGAAAAATGCTGAAGAAGTGAAGGATGAATTCCTTAGTTATTTGCATTTAATGCAAACTGATACCAGTGATGGtattgtaaatgtgtgtgtgtgtgtgtatgatgtgtgtgtatttgtgtgtgtatgtgtatgtagacGTATACTGTCAGGCTAAAATATTTTGGGCTAAAATACAGATTTGAAATGGATAAAGGATTTGCAATTTCAATGTTAGCTAATATAGTCCTACCATTATTACACTTCAAGTCCTCAATAAATCCCAGCCATTCAGGGAGTATGCCCTCCTCCCACTCAGTGGTACCCATCCATCCTCCCTCAGAAATAACTATCAAATAAGATACTTTTGTGAGGCAAAGATCTAAGGGACATTTTATGTAGTTTATTAGACACTGAGGACATTGAAGAAAACCAACTACATCATAGCAGAAGTGACACTGGGAATCCACTGTTCccagagagagggaagacagacaTTGGTGGACAACTCGGAAACATGTGATGGGAATCAAATACAGACAATGTAGCCCATGGGTCTGAGATCCTACTGATCTACGCTTTAGGCACCGAGAGATGCTCACATGCTCACATTTAACTACTGTGAGTCCAGACAGCTTTTAACTGGGAAGGCTTAGAGAGAAGATTGCACAAAGGCCAAGATTCCAAAACAATCTCATAAGCAAGGCATTGATCAGGAGTGGCAGGCAAGAGTAGCCTGAAGTACTTACCCTGATCCCAAGGGCATAGGCCAGGCCAAGTCAGCGATTTTGCCAAGAGTTGTAGCAACCAGAGAACAATCTGGAAGTTTCTATGTTAGGCCTTAGAAAACCTTGTGAGAGTTGTCCATGAGACTACTTTAAAGATCAAGGAAGAAAGTATGAGAGAGTTGGAGGGACAGAGAGCCAGCTGGAGACAGCCATGATGGGGTGTAAGAGGCCTTTAGCTATAGGAAGCAATGGGACAAAGGACTCACACAGCTCCTGAACACTCTTCTATCTAGCAGCAGCACTTCTTGCAGCCACACTTCTGCTGGCAGCAGCACTTCTGCTGGCAACAGCCCttcccacagccacagccacagccgcAGCCACAGGAGCCACAACCACAGGAGCGGCAGCAggagcggcggcagcagcagacTAGCACAGGCCTGCAGCAGCGACAGCAGCCGCAGCAGCCACCACAGCAGCCGCAGCAGCCAGCCCGGTAGCACCTGCAGGTGGTGCAGCTGTTGCAGCCTCCACAGCCACCGCAGCCGCAGCCACTGCAGCCTCCACAGCCACCGCAGTCGCAGCCACCGCAGCTGCCACAGCCGCCACAGCCGCCACAGCCTCCACAGCCGCCGCAGCCGCCACAGCCGCCACAACCTCC contains:
- the LOC110295535 gene encoding small cysteine and glycine repeat-containing protein 5-like, with protein sequence MGCCGCGGCGGCGGCGGCGGCGGCGGCGSCGGCDCGGCGGCSGCGCGGCGGCNSCTTCRCYRAGCCGCCGGCCGCCRCCRPVLVCCCRRSCCRSCGCGSCGCGCGCGCGKGCCQQKCCCQQKCGCKKCCC